CGGTCCGCCGAACCACTCGAGAACGCAGTAAATATGGTGTCGTGTTTCGGCGATAATGCCGCTGCCGACGCAGACCCATCGCTCGTCCCCGTCGACGACATGGGTCGACCCGCAGACAGAGAACAGCCCTATTTCGACTGGGCCTACATCTGTCCGAGTCGCGAAGACTACCGCGAGGGTCTGCTCGAGATTATCGACGACTGCGCCGCCGAAAATGGAGACGTTCGCCTCGACGACATCGGCTTCCCTCGAGCGGAGTACTGCCGCTGTGGAGTCTGCGAACAGCGCTTTGCGAAGAGCGAGTACGACGACCGCCTCGAGTGGCGTGCAGCCGTTATCACTGATTTTCTCGAGGAGGCCGTCGAGCATATCCCCGGCCGGGTGTACATGACGCTTTATCCCGATCCGTATCCCGGCCACCTCTACGAACGCGCCGGTATCGACCTCGAGGCACTCGAACCCTTCGTCGATGAGTTCGTCGTCCCGCTGTACGATACGGCCTACGAGACGACCTACTGGCTCGAGACGATTGCCAAGGGCTTCGAGAGTGCCCTCGAGACGCCGTTTAGTATCGAACTGTACGCGGTCAACGTCGACATCGAAAATCTGCTCCACGCACTCGAGGTGGCAGACGCGTACGGAAACGATGTGTTCTTCGGCTACGACGCCTCGAACGCGCGGGCGGCGTTGCGTCGACGCCGGGCTGACGACCGCGACGGCGAGTCGTTCGGTGAGCCGGGTTCGGGAGCAGGGAGCTAAGTAGCAACTCGAGTGGTCTCACAAAAGGCTCAATCGTGTCGCCGCGGACCGGAAATTCTGAAGAAACTGAGAGCTGAAAATCTCTTCGACGAGTGTGTACGATGGCAAGCGGTGGTTATCGGGTATCGTCGCCGATGAGGTCGTCATCATCGTCGTCATCATCACCGAGTAACTCATCGTCATCATCGTCGTCGTCCATCAGCCCGCTGTCGTCATCGTCTCCGATCAGGCCATCATCGTCATCGTGTCGCGTCCCACGGTTATCGTCGTCGTCCATCAGCCCGCTGTCGTCATCGTCTCCGATCAGGCCATCATCGTCATCGTGTCGCGTCCCACGGTTATCGTCGTCGTCCATTAGCCCGCCATCGTCATCGTCGTCACCAAGCAATCCATCATCGTCGCCATCGTCGTCCATCATCCCACCGTCGTCATCATCACCGATCAGGCCATCATCGTCATCGTCGTCACCAAGCAATCCATCGTCGTCATCATCGTCCATCATCCCTGTATCGTCATCGCGGCGCATCTCGCTATCATCGTCGCCCATCAGATCGTCATCGTCGTCCGCGATCCCGGCTCCACGGCCCGTATCCGTTCCAGCGCCTGCACCTGCACCGGTGGTTTCGGCCCCGCTTTCGCGGCTCATGTCGGTATCCGTGTCCGTATCGGTATCCATCGCCGAATCAGTCGCTCCCATCCCTGTGTCCGCCGTTTCGTCACCCATTGAGCCAGCACCCGCACCAGCGCCGGCACCAGCACTTGCCCCAGCATCACTCCCACTTCCCTGCAGGTCACTCTCGAGGTGAACTTCGTCGTCGGTCACCTGCGAAACGGCTTCGTGCTGCAGCGGATACGCGTCGTCATCGGTGCCACCCCAGCCGAGTTTGGCCTTGATCGTATCCGTAATGCCGGGGTCCGGTTCGACGTGTGCGGTCCCGTGGTCGACATCTGCAACGATGCCGACGTCCTCGCCATTTGCATTGATAACCGTCTTGCCGATGTCGTCGTCGGTAAACTCTGGACTCATTACGATGTGAGTGTCAACGGAGTCGTCCATGATGGTGGTGCTTGCGGTAGCTTGCGAGCGAATGACAAGTGACCCACCTGTATCTCGAGCCTAGACATCGAACTCCGGCTGACGACCCTCGAGAAACGCAGTAACGCCTTCCTCGTGAGCGTCAGTGTGGCGTGCTTGGACCTGCAACAGGGTTTCGTACTCGAGGGCGTCGTCCCAGGGCCGGCCCATGTTCTCGTGGAGTGCCTGTTTCGTCATGCCGAGAACGTCGGTTGGTCGGCGGGCAAGTCGCTCGACGGTTTCCGTGACCCGATCCTCGAGGTCAGCTGGTGGCACTGCCTCGTTGATCAGGTCGATCTCGGCGGCGTACTCGGCGTCGAAAAATTCGCCGGTGAACGCGAGTTTCTTCGCCGTCCGCAAGCCGACGAGTCGCGGAAGCATGACCGTCCCACCGGTGTCCGGAATCAGGCCAACGCGGACGAACGCACAGGAGAACGTGGCATCTGTCGATGCGTACGCGATATCCGAGAGGGCGGCAATCGCCAGCCCCGCGCCGACGGCATCGCCGTTGATCTTCGCGACGATTGGGACCGGACACTCGAGCAGTGCTTCGACGACCCGGCCGAAGCTCTCGGTGATCGCCTCGTACTCGGCGCGTGGCTCATCAGGCCCCGCAGTCATCGCCTCGAGGTCACCGCCGGCGCTGAACGCCTCGCCCTCGCCGGTGAGGACAATTGCGTCGTACTCCTCGGGCGTGGCGTTGGTCACCTGCTCGACGAGTTGTTCGGCGACGGCTTTCGAAATCGCGTTTCGGACGCCAGGTCGGTCGAACGTCAACTCGAGAATGCCATCGGTAGACTCGACGTGCATACCTAACGCTGCGTCTCGAGGCCCTTAATACTGCGAGCAGAAACAGCGAGGAATGGAGTGGTGCCGCTGTTTCGCCGAATCGATCACAGGTACAGTAGTCCGTCTTAGTCAGAGGGCATCGGCGGCGCAGTCGTCTCCTCTTCGGCGACGTTGAGTTCTGAGGTGACAAGCGCGCGGTAGGCTCGGCGCAGACGCTCCGACAGGGCCTGATGGGAGATGCCGAGTTCGTCCGAGAGTTCCTGCATCGAGACTTCACGCGGAATCTCGAAGTAGCCGTGATCGATTGCTGCGACCAGCGTTTCGTACTGTCGAGAGGTTAGCCCACACTGCGAATGCGTCTCCTCGGCCATGTCGAACAGTCGGACAATCGTCGGTCCGACGTCGTTGTCGACGAGGCGGTCGTACAGCGTGCTCACGTTCTCGCGGTCGACAACGCGAACGCTGAGTAGCCACGTGTTATTCGAGGCCGACGCGGACAGCACTGTCCCACCTTCCTCGAGGACGACCGTGAACGGGTCGACCGTTTCGGGGTCGAATTCGATGTCGTAGAGCCAGCGATCGGTATCCTCACTGACCAGCGCATACGCTTCGATTTCGCTCGAGGTCGCAAGCGCCCGTTCGATTTCGTCCTGTGTCGCCCCCGAAAGCCACAGGCAGTGCCCGCTCGAGGCGATGACGCGTTCCATCTCACAACTCAGCGAGGGAACGTCCTCGAAGAGGTCGCCCAGTCCGGTACCTGCGGCCGGAATTTCGATGTCTGCGATCGATGTCATAAGTTCGTCTCTCAGTACAACCGGGACTGCAATAGTCTCACTTCCAAAGCAATTAGACGCGCTCAAACCGACTTTCATCATCTCCTATCGCTTCATTCATGGCCAAACACACACTAATGAAAATTGATGTATAGCACCACCGGTAGTGCTGTCGTACGAGTGACTACTGCGCTATAGCATCATGGCAGTGCCACAACAGTAAAACGGCATTCCTTGCGATTTCAGCTGGTGTCACGAACATCCTCGAGTGCCTGAACGCTCGTGATCAGCGCCTCGAGTCCGTCCTCACGTCGGCCGATCACCGGCCCGCCGACGGCGTCCGGCGACCGATCTCCGACGAGAATCGTCGGCAGCGGAGCCTCGGTAAAGCCCTCAACGAGAACGATATCGTAGCCGCGGCGCTCGAGGCGTGCAAGCGTGGCAGCGAGTGCTTGTTGTTCAGGGTCATCCTCGAGCAGCGACGCGAACGATGCAGGTGGCTCCGGCGGATTCCGTTTGCCCTGGCTCGAGATGTCGAACGTGAGTTCGGGCGTAATCCCGACGACGGTTTCGGCACCGGCCGTGCGATGGCGGTGGGTGTCTGTCCCGGGCGTATCGATCTCGATATCGTGATGAATCGATTTGACGGTCCCAACGCTGGTGTCGTCGTCTATGAGCCGCGGGATGAGTTCCTCGACGAGCGTCGTCTTGCCCGAATCACTCGGACCAGCAAGGCAAACGACACGGAACGGGGAGTGTGAAGTCATGGATCGCATTCGGACCCCAGATACAAGATGCACTCGAAGAAAAATGATCAGAGTATTCGCCGTCAGTCTGGACGTCCGCGTCATCCCCAGCCTCGAGTATGAACTGTGCGAACGAAATGCGGTTGTAAACGGTGTGGGGCCGGGCGCGATTATGAACTACGCCGAGACGTTCCTGCTCACTTCGTTGCGCGGTCGTCGGCGCAGAGCGCCGACTGCTCGAGGGATCGAAGATCCCTCGCTGGCTGCGACTCGTCTACTTCAAATCACGCCGGTTCCGATGCTCGCCGCTCACGAGTTTGTTCGCGGCGAGAATACGGGCCGGGCGCGATTTGAACACGCGACCGTCTGATTAAGAGTCAGACGCTCTGCCGAACTGAGCTACCGGCCCTATACCCTCGAGTTTCCGGCGGTCGTTCAAATACGTTTCCCTTGAAGACTGTCGTGACAGACCGGGACACGCACGGAGGCGTCCTCGAGAGGTATCGAGTACTGGATCCGATGACACTATCGAAACGTAACAATCTTCGGGACCGTTAAGTGTGGCCGGTCCGACCACACGTGCAATGAGTACGGGGGTTACGATTTCGTCGATCTCTGACTACGCGATCTTGGGCTGTGGCAGCGTGGGCTACGCCGTCGCTGAAGAATTGGTCCAGCAGGGCAAAGACGTCCTCATCATCGACCGCGATGAGAGCCGCGTCGAATCGCTGCGCGACCAGGACCTAGACGCTCGCACCGCCGACATCAGCGAACCCGAGGTTGCCGATCTCGTCAGCGAACGCGGCGTTGTCCTCATCCTCGCGTCCGATGTCGAATCGAACAAAGAGGCAGTCAAACACATCCGCGACCAAAACGACGGCCAATTCATCGTCGCGCGCGCGAGCGATCCAGTCTCGGGCGACGAACTCGAGGAGTTGGGCGCTGACGTCGTTATCAACCCCTCCTCAGTCATCGCCGAATCCGCACTGCGAGCGCTCGAGTCGGGTGAACTCGAGTACAACGCCAGCAAGCTTGCGGACTTACTCGAGGAGACGTCCTCTCGACTGGCGATCATCACGCAGGACAGTCCCGATCCGGATTCGATTGCGTCTGCGGCCGCACTCCAGGCGATTGCGGACCATCTCGGCATCGACTCGGATATCGTCTATTTAGGCGATATGGGTCACCAGGAAAATCGTGCGTTCGTCAATCTTCTAGGAATCGAACTCCTCCAGTGGGACGAACTCGAGGATCGGTCGGTCTATGACACCGTTGCACTGGTCGATCACGCGACCAGCGCGGAAATGGACCTCTCGGTTGATGCGGTGATCGACCATCACGAACTCGAGGCCGATTACGAACCTGAATTCGTCGATATTCGGCCGAACATGTCCTCGACGTCGACGATCATCACGAAGTACATTCAGGAATTCGACATGAACGTCTCGGAGGAAGTCGCGACTGCGCTTCTGTACGGAATCCGCGCGGAGACGCTGGATTTCAAACGCGACACAACCCCCGCAGACCTCACCGCTGCGGCGTATCTCTATCCGTTCGCGAACCACGATACCCTAGAGCAGGTCGAATCACCGTCGATGTCGCCGGAAACGCTCGACGTGCTCGCCGAAGCGATCACCAACCGCGACGTCCAAGGCAGCCATCTCGTCTCGAACGCCGGGTTCGTCCGCGACCGCGAGGCACTCACGCAGGCCGCGAGTCACCTCCTCGATCTCGAGGGTGTCACCACGACTGCGGTCTTCGGAATCGCCGACGAGACCATCTTCCTCGCCGGCCGGTCGAAGGATATCCGTATCAACATCGGCAAAGTGCTCGATGACGCCTACGGCGAGATGGGCGAAACCGCCGGCCACTCCACGCAGGCCAGCGCAGAGATCCCGCTCGGCATCTTCACCGGCATCGAAATATCCGACGACAACCGGAATACGCTCCTCGAGTTGACCGAAGAGGCAGTCACGCGGACGCTGTTCGATACGATGGGCGTCGACGGCACGGAAGGTTCGAACGGGTCCTAATGCTCACATCCAGCGCGAAGACGTGCGTGTCTCGCGTGTCGATTCTGCAGTCTCAGATCGTCTCGCCCCAGCCCGAAGAAATCAATGACTTGGTCACAGTAGGCATCGCTCCCCTGTTTCAAAGTGCCTCGAGAACAGCGCGCAGATTCATACGGGTTACTGTCCGTCATTTCCGTCGTAACCGCGATTCGGTGGCGGTTACAGCGGTGGACTCGCTGCACTCCCCCACCGAGACTCGTCTCACACGGTTCGACTCACCGCCGGCAAATCGGTACCGCAATCCGTATCAGGCGAGAATTTCGTCTTCTTCGTCGTCGGGGTCGCGAACGCGTTCGACAACTTCGTTGACCAGAACCACGTCGCCAACGGAGCGAACCCACCGGTATGGGACGATGACGCCCTGGCCGGACTGGGCTTCCTGTGAAAACAGTTCGCGATTCAGATTGCCGAGTGCGAGGCCAGTGACGACCTGGCCGTCGATATTCAACTGGAGGTCCTCGATTTCGCCGACGAAAACGCCGCTGTTCGAGTAAACCTCGCGGCCGACGATTGAGGTGATTTCCTGCGGGGTGTCGTCCATGTCTCCCATGTCTTGGCTCATGCGCGGCGGACTCTTAATTGTTGGTCAGACAGTGCAGTCACCTCACCCACCGATGGACGGACCAAAAATACAGAAACGGGCTGAAATCGAGCCATAGCCACCGTTTCGTCCCACGACAGCCCCGCGATGGTTCCGGCGACTACCTCTCGAGTCCGAGAACGTCCTCGAGTGCGGCGTGGTCCGACAGTAACGCCTGCATCTGTGCGACGGTGTCGGCGTCTCGAGTGCGTCCGCTTCGGACGACATCTTCTGCGCGCTCGACGGTCGTCACGGTATCCGTCTGGACCGAAAGGACGGGAACGCCCTTCTCAGCGGCCTGGCCCAGTATCGCACCGGATGGTCGGTGGCCACCAGTGAGAATTAAACAGCGGATTCCGGGGGCCTCGAGCGCGGCGGTGTGAATCTCGGCGCGGTCGCCACCGGTGATGACGGCCGCGTCTTTCGTCCGGCGGAAGTGCCGGAGTGCGCTGTCGGCACCCATTGCGCCGACGGCGAAGCGTTCGACATAGCTGTCTTCGCCCTCGTCGACGAGCACCGACGCGCCGAGTTCGTCCGCGAGTTCGGCGACGGTGACACCTGCGAGCGTCTGTTCGCTCGGAAGCACGCCGTAAACCGACACGTCTCGGCCCTCGAGGAAGGGAACCACGTCGGTCTCGAGTTGGTCGTAGGCCGCGTCGGGCACGTTGTTGAAGATGACGCCAGCAAAGTGGTCACCGAAGGCGTCGGCCGCGGCGAGGACGTCGTCGACGTCGCCGGGCTGTTGATAGGGCGCGACCAGTACGACGCGAGCCTCGAGCAGTTCCGCGACGTCAACATCAGTAAGGTCGACGATGCCACCAACGGCGTACTCGCCGCCGCCTTCGACGAACATTCGGTCGTGGCCTGCAGCGAGGTCGTCGAACGCCTCCGTAATGCGTTCGCGCAGTTTTGCTGGGTCTTCGCGCCCGCGGATCGCCTGCTCGATGAACGTCGGCGAGTAGACCACGGGCTCTAAGTCGTGCATCTCGGCCTCGAGACCGAGCAGTTCGCGTGCGAGCATCGGGTCTTCGTCGACGGTCTTGCCGACGTTACTCTGCAGGCGCGTGCCCTTTGGCTTCATGTAGCCGACGCTGTCGCCGTCTTCGTGGGCGAGTTCGGCCAGCGCAAGCGTGATCGCAGTCTTGCCGACGCTTTCGGCGAGCGAACTGACGAGGATTGTCTCGGTCTCGCCGGCGCTCGAGTCGGGGCTGCGTGTCGGTTCGGTCTGTTGATCGGTGTCGGTGTCAGTATCGGTATCTGTGTCAGTCATCGGTGAACGCCTCCGTATCGACAGTCAGTCGCAGGTCAATCGCCTGTACGCCTTCGGGGCCGGCCACGAGCGGGTTCACGTCCAACTCGAGGATCGACGGGAAGTCCGTCACGAGCTGTGAGAGTCGCTGGATCGTCTCGACAACCGCGTTGACGTCCGCCGGTTCGCGGCCACGCGCGCCGCGCAACAGCGGCGCAGCCTGAATCTCGTCGACCATCGCGCGGGCTTCGTCCTCACCGATTGGGGCGACTCTGACCGACGTATCCTCGAGAATTTCGACGAAGATCCCGCCGAGGCCGAACAACAACAGCGGGCCGAACTGCGGGTCACGGTTCATCCCGACGATGGTTTCGGTCGAGGCCTCGAGATCGAGCATCTCCTGGACCTGCACGCCGATGATGGTCGCGTCGGGCTGATAGTTACGCGCCCGTGAGACGACATCCTCGTAGGCGTCGTAGACGTTGTCGTCGCTCACGCCGACTTTCACGCCGCCGATGTCGGACTTGTGTGAGATATCCGGGCTAACAATCTTCATCACGACGTCGCCCTCGATTGACTCGGCGACCTCGTGTGCCCGCGCCGGGTCGTCGACGATTTCGCCCGTCGGTGTGGGAATCCCGTACGCCTCGAGGAGGTCCATCGACTCGACGCCGAGTCGGTTGTCCTCACGATCCGTTGCTCGCGCGATGATCTCGCGGGCACGCTCGCGGTCGACATCGAACGCGATGGGGTCGTCTCGAACCTGCGCGCGAACGTCACGATAACGCGTCAGTCCGTCAAGACCCGCAATCGCCCGCGAGGGATCGAAGTAGTTCGGGATGCCAAACTCCCGGAGCACTTCGTCGGCCGCTCGAGCGCGGCTCCCGCCCATCAGGCAGGTGACGACCGGTTTGTCGTAGGCCTCGCGTTTTTCGATCACCGTCTCGGCGAGGTTGTCGTAGGTGAGGACGGCCGTTGGCGCGGCGACGACGACGGCACTGCCGACGTTCGGGTCCTCGAGTGCGATCTCTAAGGCCTCGCCAAAGCGCTCGGTGTCGGCGTCGCCGATGGCATCGATTGGGTTGTAGATGTTCGCCTCGTCGGGCATCGCCGCGCCGAGTCGGTCGATGGTTTCGTCGGTGAAGTTCGCCATGTCGAGCGTCGAGTCACCGACGGCATCGGTTGTCAGGACGCCGGGGCCACCGGCGTTAGTCACGACGGCGACGCCGTCGGCGTCGGGTTCGGGCAGTCCTGACAGTGCCCGCGCGTAGTCGAACAGTTCCTGGACGGACTCGGCGCGAATTACGCCTGCCTGCTCTAAGCCGGCCTGATAGGCGCGTTCACTGCCCGCAATTGCACCCGTATGTGAGGACGCAGCCTGTGCCCCCGCGTCAGTTCGCCCTGATTTCACGAGGACGATTGGCGTGTCGTTAGTCACCTCACGGGCTGTCTCGATGAATCGCTGGCCATCATCGATATCCTCGAGATAGCCGATGATCACGTCCGTCTCAGGGTCTTCGCCCCACTCCTCGATGAAGTCCGTTTCGTCGAGGACGGACTTGTTGCCCAGTGAGACGACGTCTTTGAATCCGATTCGCTGTTCGTTCGCCCAGTCGAGTACAGCGGTGATGAACGCACCCGACTGGCTCATAAACGAAATCGAGCCTTCGCGGGCGTTTTCGGGGCCGAACGTGGCGTTCATGCCACTCGGCGTCGACATAACGCCGAGGCTATTCGGGCCGACAACGTTCAGATCGTATTCAGTGGCGATTTCTCGGAGCCGTCGCTCGCGCGTGGCCCCGTCGCCGCCGGTCTCCGCAAAGCCGGCTGTGATGACGACGACGTTTTCCGTCCCCGTCTCGCCGAGTTCCCGAACCGCCTCGAGAACGATTGGCGGGGGAACGACGACGACACCCAGCTCTATCGGCGGCGCACTCGACACGTCTTCATAGCACTCGAGCC
The Natronolimnobius baerhuensis DNA segment above includes these coding regions:
- a CDS encoding phosphotransacetylase family protein, translating into MTDTDTDTDTDTDQQTEPTRSPDSSAGETETILVSSLAESVGKTAITLALAELAHEDGDSVGYMKPKGTRLQSNVGKTVDEDPMLARELLGLEAEMHDLEPVVYSPTFIEQAIRGREDPAKLRERITEAFDDLAAGHDRMFVEGGGEYAVGGIVDLTDVDVAELLEARVVLVAPYQQPGDVDDVLAAADAFGDHFAGVIFNNVPDAAYDQLETDVVPFLEGRDVSVYGVLPSEQTLAGVTVAELADELGASVLVDEGEDSYVERFAVGAMGADSALRHFRRTKDAAVITGGDRAEIHTAALEAPGIRCLILTGGHRPSGAILGQAAEKGVPVLSVQTDTVTTVERAEDVVRSGRTRDADTVAQMQALLSDHAALEDVLGLER
- a CDS encoding PRC-barrel domain-containing protein, whose amino-acid sequence is MDDTPQEITSIVGREVYSNSGVFVGEIEDLQLNIDGQVVTGLALGNLNRELFSQEAQSGQGVIVPYRWVRSVGDVVLVNEVVERVRDPDDEEDEILA
- a CDS encoding acetate--CoA ligase family protein: MGRLATLFDPETVGVVGATDRDGAVGRAILENLQSDFDGEIVPVNPSREEVLGLECYEDVSSAPPIELGVVVVPPPIVLEAVRELGETGTENVVVITAGFAETGGDGATRERRLREIATEYDLNVVGPNSLGVMSTPSGMNATFGPENAREGSISFMSQSGAFITAVLDWANEQRIGFKDVVSLGNKSVLDETDFIEEWGEDPETDVIIGYLEDIDDGQRFIETAREVTNDTPIVLVKSGRTDAGAQAASSHTGAIAGSERAYQAGLEQAGVIRAESVQELFDYARALSGLPEPDADGVAVVTNAGGPGVLTTDAVGDSTLDMANFTDETIDRLGAAMPDEANIYNPIDAIGDADTERFGEALEIALEDPNVGSAVVVAAPTAVLTYDNLAETVIEKREAYDKPVVTCLMGGSRARAADEVLREFGIPNYFDPSRAIAGLDGLTRYRDVRAQVRDDPIAFDVDRERAREIIARATDREDNRLGVESMDLLEAYGIPTPTGEIVDDPARAHEVAESIEGDVVMKIVSPDISHKSDIGGVKVGVSDDNVYDAYEDVVSRARNYQPDATIIGVQVQEMLDLEASTETIVGMNRDPQFGPLLLFGLGGIFVEILEDTSVRVAPIGEDEARAMVDEIQAAPLLRGARGREPADVNAVVETIQRLSQLVTDFPSILELDVNPLVAGPEGVQAIDLRLTVDTEAFTDD
- a CDS encoding helix-turn-helix domain-containing protein, translating into MTSIADIEIPAAGTGLGDLFEDVPSLSCEMERVIASSGHCLWLSGATQDEIERALATSSEIEAYALVSEDTDRWLYDIEFDPETVDPFTVVLEEGGTVLSASASNNTWLLSVRVVDRENVSTLYDRLVDNDVGPTIVRLFDMAEETHSQCGLTSRQYETLVAAIDHGYFEIPREVSMQELSDELGISHQALSERLRRAYRALVTSELNVAEEETTAPPMPSD
- a CDS encoding DHH family phosphoesterase, which codes for MSTGVTISSISDYAILGCGSVGYAVAEELVQQGKDVLIIDRDESRVESLRDQDLDARTADISEPEVADLVSERGVVLILASDVESNKEAVKHIRDQNDGQFIVARASDPVSGDELEELGADVVINPSSVIAESALRALESGELEYNASKLADLLEETSSRLAIITQDSPDPDSIASAAALQAIADHLGIDSDIVYLGDMGHQENRAFVNLLGIELLQWDELEDRSVYDTVALVDHATSAEMDLSVDAVIDHHELEADYEPEFVDIRPNMSSTSTIITKYIQEFDMNVSEEVATALLYGIRAETLDFKRDTTPADLTAAAYLYPFANHDTLEQVESPSMSPETLDVLAEAITNRDVQGSHLVSNAGFVRDREALTQAASHLLDLEGVTTTAVFGIADETIFLAGRSKDIRINIGKVLDDAYGEMGETAGHSTQASAEIPLGIFTGIEISDDNRNTLLELTEEAVTRTLFDTMGVDGTEGSNGS
- the mobB gene encoding molybdopterin-guanine dinucleotide biosynthesis protein B is translated as MTSHSPFRVVCLAGPSDSGKTTLVEELIPRLIDDDTSVGTVKSIHHDIEIDTPGTDTHRHRTAGAETVVGITPELTFDISSQGKRNPPEPPASFASLLEDDPEQQALAATLARLERRGYDIVLVEGFTEAPLPTILVGDRSPDAVGGPVIGRREDGLEALITSVQALEDVRDTS
- a CDS encoding enoyl-CoA hydratase/isomerase family protein, which produces MHVESTDGILELTFDRPGVRNAISKAVAEQLVEQVTNATPEEYDAIVLTGEGEAFSAGGDLEAMTAGPDEPRAEYEAITESFGRVVEALLECPVPIVAKINGDAVGAGLAIAALSDIAYASTDATFSCAFVRVGLIPDTGGTVMLPRLVGLRTAKKLAFTGEFFDAEYAAEIDLINEAVPPADLEDRVTETVERLARRPTDVLGMTKQALHENMGRPWDDALEYETLLQVQARHTDAHEEGVTAFLEGRQPEFDV